From Plectropomus leopardus isolate mb chromosome 4, YSFRI_Pleo_2.0, whole genome shotgun sequence, the proteins below share one genomic window:
- the npy2r gene encoding neuropeptide Y receptor type 2 gives MDTADQINTTQVAELELKSSNCCTVHDENFLKLGDSTNLVGVQVVLILAYSTIILFGVTGNSLVIYVVFKFKNLRTVTNFFIVNLAVADLLVNTLCLPFTLVYTLYGEWKFGQVLCFVLPCAQGMAVHVSTITLNVIALDRHRSIVYHMETKMSKDMCAVVIVITWAVSALLASPLAIFREYGTFDYSPDESIQVCAENWPGSSMNGSIYSISALLVQYGLPLAINCVAYIRIWNKLKNHMTFAGRNDRHQRRKKTTKMLLTMVVVFAVSWLPFHAFQLAVDIDSTVSYMKDFKLLFTVFHIVAMCSTFVNPILYGWMNNNYREAFLSVFKCYMPFSLRSRRSNGREIQKVGDRVCTDCKSTNV, from the coding sequence ATGGATACAGCAGATCAAATCAACACAACGCAGGTGGCAGAACTTGAACTTAAATCGTCAAACTGCTGTACAGTACATGATGAGAACTTTCTGAAGCTGGGCGACAGCACAAATCTGGTCGGGGTTCAAGTTGTTCTTATTCTTGCTTACAGTACAATCATATTGTTTGGAGTCACTGGAAACTCCTTGGTGATATATGTTGTCTTCAAGTTTAAAAATCTACGGACTGTCACCAATTTTTTCATTGTAAACTTAGCTGTGGCAGACTTGCTGGTGAACACGCTGTGTTTGCCTTTCACCCTTGTGTACACTCTGTATGGCGAGTGGAAGTTTGGTCAGGTGTTGTGCTTCGTGCTGCCCTGCGCTCAGGGCATGGCGGTGCACGTGTCCACGATCACCTTGAACGTCATCGCCCTGGACCGCCACAGGAGCATTGTCTACCACATGGAGACCAAGATGTCCAAAGACATGTGTGCAGTGGTCATTGTCATCACGTGGGCCGTCAGCGCCCTGTTGGCCAGCCCGCTTGCCATCTTCAGGGAGTACGGGACGTTCGACTATTCACCAGACGAGTCTATTCAGGTGTGTGCAGAGAATTGGCCGGGCAGCAGCATGAACGGAAGCATCTACAGTATATCAGCGCTTCTGGTTCAGTACGGTTTACCTCTGGCCATCAACTGTGTTGCCTACATCCGCATCTGGAATAAACTGAAGAATCACATGACTTTTGCAGGTCGAAATGACCGCCATCAGCGCAGGAAGAAGACCACAAAGATGCTGCTGACCATGGTGGTGGTCTTCGCTGTCAGCTGGTTGCCCTTCCATGCGTTCCAGTTGGCTGTTGACATAGACAGCACCGTATCGTATATGAAGGACTTTAAGCTGCTTTTCACTGTGTTCCACATTGTGGCTATGTGTTCGACATTTGTCAATCCCATCTTGTACGGGTGGATGAACAACAACTACAGGGAGGCCTTTCTGTCCGTTTTTAAGTGTTACATGCCCTTCAGTCTGAGGTCAAGACGCTCCAATGGCAGAGAGATACAAAAAGTTGGTGATAGGGTGTGTACAGATTGTAAATCAACAAATGTCTAA